From the genome of Rhizobium binae, one region includes:
- a CDS encoding sugar ABC transporter substrate-binding protein — translation MKKFILGTAMALVMSTAAHAETVGVSMAKFDDNFLTVLRNGMTDYAKTLSGVTLQVEDAQNDVSKQQSQIQNFIASKVDAIIVNPVDTDATTAMSKLAADAGIPLVYVNRQPVNVDTLPEKQAFVASNEQESGTLETKEICRILGGKGKAVVIMGELSNQAARMRTQDVHDVIKTDECKGLEIVEEQTANWDRTQGADLMTNWLSSGIEFDAVISNNDEMAIGAIQALKAAGKDMSKVVVGGVDATQDALAAMQAGDLDVTVFQDAAGQGKGALDTALKIAKGEKIEKKVYIPFQLVTPANVKDFVTKN, via the coding sequence ATGAAAAAGTTTATCCTGGGCACTGCGATGGCGCTCGTCATGTCGACGGCGGCTCACGCGGAAACCGTCGGCGTCTCGATGGCGAAGTTCGACGACAACTTTCTGACCGTTCTGCGCAACGGCATGACCGATTACGCCAAGACGCTGAGCGGCGTGACGCTGCAGGTCGAAGACGCACAGAACGACGTTTCCAAGCAGCAGAGCCAGATCCAGAATTTCATCGCCTCCAAGGTCGATGCGATCATCGTCAACCCTGTTGATACCGATGCGACGACGGCGATGTCGAAGCTTGCCGCTGATGCCGGCATCCCGCTGGTCTACGTGAACCGCCAACCGGTCAACGTCGATACGCTGCCGGAAAAGCAGGCCTTCGTTGCATCAAACGAGCAGGAATCCGGCACGTTGGAAACCAAGGAAATCTGCCGCATTCTCGGCGGCAAGGGCAAGGCTGTCGTCATCATGGGCGAGCTTTCCAACCAGGCCGCGCGCATGCGCACCCAAGACGTTCATGACGTCATCAAGACCGATGAATGCAAGGGTCTGGAGATCGTCGAAGAGCAGACCGCCAACTGGGACCGCACCCAGGGCGCCGACCTGATGACCAACTGGCTGTCCAGCGGCATCGAATTCGACGCCGTCATCTCCAACAATGACGAAATGGCGATCGGCGCCATCCAGGCGCTGAAGGCAGCCGGCAAGGATATGAGCAAGGTGGTCGTCGGCGGCGTCGATGCCACCCAGGACGCGCTTGCCGCCATGCAGGCGGGTGATCTCGACGTTACCGTGTTCCAGGATGCCGCCGGCCAGGGCAAGGGTGCTCTCGACACCGCGCTCAAGATCGCCAAGGGCGAAAAGATCGAGAAGAAGGTCTATATTCCCTTCCAGCTCGTCACGCCTGCCAATGTCAAGGACTTCGTCACCAAGAACTGA
- a CDS encoding dipeptidase, whose protein sequence is MQFVFDGHNDVLLRLWTHSKDSSDPIAEFMDGTTVGHIDARRAKAGGLSGGLCAIYIPSGDLVFADPDADGRYVTPMAAPLDPLPSLAIATEMAAIALRLDQAGAWRLCRTVNDIRGAMAEEIFAAVMHMEGCEAISADLSALEVFYAAGLRSLGPVWSRHNVFGHGVPFAFPMSPDTGPGLTDAGFALVRECNRLGILIDLAHITEKGFWDVAKTTDQPLVASHSNAHALTPVARNLTDMQLDAIRESRGLVGINYATAMLRPDGRSDSDTPIADMIRHIDYLVNRIGIDCVALGSDFDGATIPDEIGDAAGNQKLIAALREVGYGEADLVKLARENWLRILAQAWREDYA, encoded by the coding sequence ATGCAATTCGTATTTGACGGTCACAACGACGTTCTCCTTCGACTCTGGACACATTCAAAAGACAGCAGCGACCCTATCGCGGAATTCATGGACGGCACGACGGTCGGCCATATCGATGCGCGCCGGGCGAAAGCGGGCGGTCTGTCCGGTGGTCTCTGCGCCATCTACATTCCCTCCGGCGATCTCGTCTTCGCCGATCCGGATGCCGACGGCCGTTATGTCACGCCGATGGCTGCCCCGCTCGATCCGCTTCCGTCCCTGGCCATCGCCACTGAAATGGCGGCGATCGCGCTCCGGCTCGACCAGGCGGGCGCCTGGCGTCTTTGCCGCACGGTCAACGACATCCGCGGCGCCATGGCGGAGGAGATTTTCGCCGCCGTCATGCATATGGAAGGCTGCGAGGCGATCAGCGCCGACCTGTCGGCGCTCGAGGTGTTCTATGCGGCAGGGCTGCGCTCGCTCGGGCCGGTCTGGAGCCGGCACAATGTCTTCGGCCACGGCGTGCCCTTCGCCTTCCCGATGTCGCCGGACACCGGGCCGGGTCTCACCGATGCCGGTTTTGCGCTGGTGCGGGAATGCAATCGCCTCGGCATCCTGATCGACCTTGCCCATATCACCGAGAAAGGCTTCTGGGACGTGGCGAAGACGACGGATCAGCCGCTAGTCGCCAGCCACTCCAATGCCCATGCGCTCACGCCAGTCGCGCGCAACCTGACGGACATGCAGCTGGATGCCATCCGCGAAAGCCGCGGTCTCGTCGGCATCAATTATGCCACCGCCATGCTACGTCCGGACGGCCGCTCGGACAGCGATACGCCGATTGCCGACATGATCCGTCACATCGACTATCTCGTGAACCGCATCGGCATCGATTGCGTGGCGCTCGGATCGGACTTCGACGGCGCCACGATCCCTGACGAAATCGGTGATGCGGCCGGCAATCAGAAGCTGATTGCCGCTCTCAGGGAGGTTGGTTATGGTGAGGCCGATCTCGTGAAACTAGCCCGTGAAAATTGGCTTCGCATTCTCGCACAAGCCTGGCGGGAGGACTACGCCTAA
- a CDS encoding ABC transporter substrate-binding protein has protein sequence MMITKLSRNFRLLSAGAALSLLMMTAPSAFAETPKDTLVEGFAIDDIITMDPGEAFELSTAEITSNSYSLLVRLDLADTSKVKGDLAESWSVSDDGLTYTFKLKPGLKFASGNPITAEDVAWSFERAVKLDKSPAFILTQFGLTGDNVTEKAKAADANTFVFTVDKPYAPSFVLNCLTATVASVVDKKLVLEHVKAVTPDAEHKYDNDFGNEWLKTGYAGSGAFKLREWRANEVVVLERNDNYYGDKPKLNRVIYRYMKESSAQRLALEAGDIDIARNLEPGDIDAVSKNADLAATSAPKGTIYYVSLNNKNENLKKPEVQEAFKYLVDYDAIGATLIKGIGEIHQTFLPKGQLGALDENPYKLDVAKAKELLAKAGVPDGFSVTMDVRNTQPVTGIAESIQQSLAQAGVKLEIIPGDGKQTLTKYRARTHDIYIGQWGSDYFDPNSNADTFTSNPDNSDAGTVKTLAWRNAWEAPELDKQAKAALLERDGEKRAAMYEDIQRKFLANSPFVIIFQQTEVAGYRKNLKDFKLGPSFDTNFVGPIAKE, from the coding sequence ATGATGATCACCAAGCTCAGCCGCAATTTCCGCCTGCTTTCCGCAGGAGCCGCTCTTTCGCTCCTGATGATGACGGCACCTTCCGCCTTCGCCGAAACGCCCAAAGATACGCTTGTTGAGGGTTTTGCCATCGACGACATCATCACGATGGATCCTGGCGAGGCCTTCGAGCTTTCGACCGCCGAAATCACCAGCAACAGCTACAGCCTGCTCGTCCGTCTCGATCTCGCCGACACATCAAAGGTGAAGGGCGATCTTGCCGAGAGCTGGAGCGTTTCGGATGACGGCCTTACCTATACGTTCAAGCTGAAGCCAGGCCTCAAATTTGCATCCGGTAATCCGATCACCGCCGAAGACGTTGCATGGTCGTTCGAACGCGCTGTCAAGCTCGACAAGAGCCCGGCCTTCATCCTTACCCAGTTCGGCCTGACCGGCGACAATGTCACCGAAAAGGCCAAGGCGGCCGATGCCAATACGTTCGTCTTCACGGTCGACAAGCCCTATGCCCCGAGCTTCGTGCTCAACTGCCTGACAGCGACGGTCGCCTCCGTGGTCGATAAAAAGCTCGTGCTGGAGCATGTGAAGGCGGTAACGCCGGATGCCGAGCACAAATACGACAATGATTTCGGCAATGAGTGGCTGAAGACCGGTTATGCTGGTTCCGGCGCATTCAAGCTGCGCGAATGGCGGGCCAACGAAGTCGTCGTGCTGGAGCGCAACGACAATTATTACGGCGATAAGCCGAAGCTCAACCGCGTCATCTACCGCTACATGAAGGAAAGCTCCGCCCAGCGGCTGGCGCTCGAAGCCGGCGATATCGACATCGCCCGCAATCTCGAGCCGGGCGACATCGACGCCGTTTCCAAGAATGCCGATCTTGCGGCGACAAGCGCGCCAAAAGGTACGATCTACTACGTCAGCCTGAACAACAAGAACGAGAACTTGAAGAAGCCGGAAGTTCAGGAGGCCTTCAAATATCTGGTCGACTACGATGCGATCGGCGCGACGCTGATCAAAGGCATCGGCGAGATCCATCAGACCTTCCTGCCGAAGGGCCAACTCGGCGCGCTTGATGAAAACCCTTACAAGCTCGACGTCGCCAAGGCCAAGGAACTGCTTGCCAAGGCCGGCGTACCCGACGGTTTCTCGGTGACCATGGACGTGCGCAACACCCAGCCTGTAACCGGCATTGCCGAATCGATACAGCAGTCGCTGGCGCAGGCCGGCGTGAAGCTGGAGATCATCCCCGGCGACGGCAAACAGACATTGACAAAATATCGTGCCCGCACCCACGATATCTATATCGGTCAGTGGGGTTCGGACTATTTCGACCCGAACTCGAATGCCGACACCTTCACCAGCAATCCCGACAATTCCGACGCCGGCACGGTGAAAACCCTCGCCTGGCGCAACGCCTGGGAGGCGCCGGAGCTCGACAAGCAAGCCAAGGCGGCGCTGCTGGAACGTGACGGTGAGAAGCGTGCGGCCATGTACGAGGACATCCAGAGGAAGTTCCTCGCCAACAGCCCCTTCGTCATCATCTTCCAGCAGACCGAAGTGGCCGGCTATCGCAAGAATTTGAAGGACTTCAAGCTGGGTCCGAGCTTCGACACCAACTTCGTCGGGCCGATCGCCAAGGAATGA
- a CDS encoding ABC transporter permease, producing the protein MTAPASPSPTMSRRDWLLSDRPQSRMQARLGRAYVTWRQFTANRLAVVGLLIIVALLFIAAFADIIATHNPVVGDLRNARLLPPATGEFLLGTDDQGRDIFSRLIYGSRLTLLVVVLVAVISAPIGLIVGTVSGYAGGWVDATLMRITDIFLAFPKLVLALAFVAALGPGIQNAIIAIAITSWPPYARIARAETLTVRRSDYISAVRLMGASPLRIIVRHVMPLCISSLIVRVTLDMAGIILTAAGLGFLGLGAQPPLPEWGAMIASGRRFILDQWWVAAMPGIAILIVSLGFNLLGDGLRDALDPKESGQ; encoded by the coding sequence ATGACGGCTCCCGCCAGTCCCTCTCCAACGATGAGCCGCCGCGACTGGCTGCTTTCCGACCGGCCGCAATCGCGCATGCAGGCGCGCCTCGGCCGCGCCTATGTCACCTGGCGGCAGTTCACCGCAAACCGGCTTGCCGTCGTCGGTCTGCTGATCATCGTGGCGCTGCTGTTCATCGCCGCCTTCGCCGATATCATCGCCACACACAATCCCGTTGTCGGCGATCTGCGCAATGCCCGGCTGCTGCCGCCGGCAACGGGTGAATTCCTGCTCGGCACGGACGATCAGGGCCGTGATATTTTTTCGCGGCTGATCTACGGATCGCGTTTGACGCTCTTGGTCGTCGTGCTTGTTGCCGTCATCTCGGCGCCGATCGGCCTGATCGTCGGCACCGTCTCCGGTTATGCGGGCGGCTGGGTGGATGCGACGCTGATGCGCATCACCGATATTTTCCTCGCCTTTCCGAAGCTGGTGCTGGCGCTCGCCTTCGTCGCGGCACTCGGCCCCGGCATCCAGAACGCGATCATCGCCATCGCCATCACCTCCTGGCCGCCCTATGCCCGTATCGCTCGCGCCGAAACGCTGACGGTCCGGCGGTCCGACTATATTTCGGCGGTGAGGCTGATGGGCGCCTCGCCGCTGCGCATCATCGTGCGCCATGTCATGCCGCTCTGCATTTCCTCGCTGATCGTGCGCGTGACGCTCGATATGGCCGGCATCATCCTGACGGCCGCCGGCCTCGGCTTCCTGGGTCTCGGGGCGCAGCCGCCGCTGCCGGAATGGGGCGCGATGATCGCTTCGGGCCGGCGCTTCATCCTCGATCAATGGTGGGTGGCGGCGATGCCGGGCATCGCCATCCTCATCGTCAGCCTTGGCTTCAATCTGCTCGGCGACGGCCTGCGCGACGCACTCGATCCGAAGGAGAGCGGCCAGTGA
- a CDS encoding DUF1993 domain-containing protein — protein sequence MSVSMYRLTVPMFQRGLASLKTYLDKAEAYAKEKNFDPAVLVAARLAPDMLPLSGQYQRASDSAKFTLARLTGTDAPKFEDNEKTFDELRERLAKTEAYLATFSTQALEGVEGRQITLPGNRGIVLPGDEYVTTFALPNFYFHVATAHAILRNQGAPIGKRDYLG from the coding sequence ATGTCCGTTTCGATGTATCGCCTCACCGTCCCCATGTTCCAGCGCGGCCTCGCCAGCCTCAAAACCTACCTCGACAAGGCGGAGGCCTATGCGAAGGAGAAGAATTTCGATCCTGCCGTCCTGGTCGCCGCTCGCCTTGCGCCCGACATGCTGCCGCTTTCCGGCCAGTATCAGCGCGCCAGCGACAGCGCCAAATTCACCCTCGCTCGGCTGACCGGCACCGACGCCCCGAAATTCGAAGACAATGAGAAGACGTTCGACGAGTTGCGCGAGCGCCTAGCAAAGACCGAAGCCTATCTCGCCACATTTTCGACGCAGGCGCTGGAAGGCGTGGAAGGCCGGCAGATCACCCTGCCTGGTAACCGCGGCATCGTGCTTCCGGGTGACGAATATGTCACCACCTTCGCCCTGCCGAATTTCTATTTCCACGTCGCGACCGCCCACGCAATCCTGCGCAATCAGGGTGCGCCGATCGGCAAGCGTGATTATCTCGGCTAA
- a CDS encoding ABC transporter permease encodes MSTKAAEGAAPLVTRQRRRRLPTELSIFLVLIGIALIYEALGWMFIGQSFLMNSQRLTIMILQVSVIGIIAVGVTQVIITGGIDLSSGSVVGMTAMIATSFAQSSSWGRAVFPSLTDLPALVPIMVGLLIGAAAGLANGALIAYTKIPPFIATLGMFVSARGVAKWYTKGQPVSGITEQFHFIGTKAWPVVVFLVVALIFHIALRYTRYGKFTYAIGANPQAARVSGINIEAHLVKVYVIAGLLAGLAGIVTAARAETAQASMGVGYELDAIAATVIGGTSLTGGVGRITGTVIGTIILGVMTSGFTFLRIDAYYQEIVKGFIIVAAVVIDVYRQKKRRKH; translated from the coding sequence ATGAGTACCAAGGCAGCAGAGGGCGCGGCTCCGCTCGTAACCCGGCAAAGGCGCCGGCGCCTACCGACCGAGCTCAGCATTTTCCTCGTGCTCATCGGCATCGCGCTGATCTACGAAGCGCTCGGCTGGATGTTCATCGGCCAGAGCTTCCTGATGAATTCGCAGCGCCTGACGATCATGATCCTGCAGGTCTCCGTCATCGGCATCATCGCCGTCGGCGTTACGCAGGTCATCATCACCGGCGGCATCGATCTTTCGTCCGGCTCCGTCGTCGGCATGACGGCAATGATCGCGACGAGCTTTGCCCAGTCATCGAGTTGGGGACGGGCCGTGTTCCCCTCGCTGACCGACCTGCCGGCGCTCGTGCCGATCATGGTCGGCCTGCTGATCGGAGCGGCTGCGGGCCTGGCGAACGGCGCACTCATCGCCTACACGAAGATCCCGCCCTTCATCGCAACGCTCGGCATGTTCGTTTCGGCCCGCGGCGTGGCGAAGTGGTATACCAAGGGACAGCCGGTATCCGGGATCACCGAGCAGTTTCACTTCATCGGAACCAAGGCTTGGCCGGTCGTCGTCTTCCTCGTCGTCGCGCTGATCTTCCATATTGCGCTGCGCTACACGCGCTACGGCAAGTTCACCTATGCCATCGGCGCCAACCCGCAGGCGGCGCGCGTCTCCGGCATCAACATCGAGGCGCATCTCGTCAAGGTCTATGTGATCGCCGGATTGCTTGCCGGCCTTGCCGGCATCGTCACGGCGGCACGCGCGGAAACCGCGCAGGCAAGCATGGGCGTCGGATATGAACTCGATGCAATTGCCGCGACCGTCATCGGCGGCACCTCGCTCACCGGCGGCGTCGGCCGCATCACCGGCACCGTCATCGGCACCATCATCCTCGGCGTCATGACATCGGGCTTCACCTTCCTGAGGATCGACGCCTATTACCAGGAGATCGTCAAAGGCTTCATCATCGTCGCGGCTGTCGTCATCGACGTCTACAGACAGAAGAAACGCCGCAAGCACTGA
- a CDS encoding sugar ABC transporter ATP-binding protein, with the protein MAVSPTTMAAVRASGAVPNAEYLLSAEGVRKEFPGVVALDDVQFRLKRASVHALMGENGAGKSTLMKILAGIYTPDKGDIRLKGIEIQLKSPLDALENGIAMIHQELNLMPFMTVAENIWIRREPKNRFGFVDHGVMHRMTEELFDRLNISIDPDIEVRYLSVANRQMVEIAKAVSYNSDVLIMDEPTSALTEREVEHLFRIIRDLRAQGIGIVYITHKMNELFEIADEFSVFRDGRYIGTHASTDVTRDDIIRMMVGREITQMFPKEEVPIGEVMLSVKDLCLNGVFKNVSFEVRAGEILGVAGLVGSGRSNVAETLFGVTPASSGSIELYGKPVTISSPTEAIRNRMAFLTEDRKDTGCLLILDILENMQIAVLQDRYVKGGFVQQSAIEATCEDMAKKLRVKTPDLYERVENLSGGNQQKVLIGRWLLTHPKILILDEPTRGIDVGAKAEIHRLVTDMARNGVAVIMISSEMPEVLGMSDRIMVMHEGRVTGFLNRDEATQIKVMELAAQ; encoded by the coding sequence ATGGCCGTCAGTCCGACAACCATGGCAGCCGTGCGCGCAAGCGGCGCGGTTCCGAATGCGGAATATCTGTTGAGCGCCGAAGGCGTTCGCAAGGAATTTCCCGGTGTCGTCGCGCTCGACGACGTGCAGTTCCGGCTGAAGCGCGCTTCGGTGCATGCGCTGATGGGCGAAAACGGCGCCGGCAAATCGACGTTGATGAAGATCCTGGCCGGCATCTACACGCCTGATAAAGGCGACATCCGCCTGAAAGGGATCGAAATCCAGCTGAAATCTCCGCTCGACGCGCTGGAGAACGGCATTGCCATGATCCATCAGGAACTGAACCTGATGCCGTTCATGACGGTCGCTGAAAATATCTGGATCCGCCGCGAACCGAAGAACCGCTTCGGCTTCGTCGATCACGGCGTGATGCACCGGATGACCGAGGAGCTGTTTGACCGGCTCAATATATCAATCGATCCTGATATCGAGGTCCGGTACCTGTCGGTCGCCAACCGCCAGATGGTCGAGATCGCCAAGGCGGTTTCCTATAATTCCGACGTGCTGATCATGGACGAGCCGACTTCGGCGCTGACGGAGCGCGAGGTCGAGCATCTTTTTCGCATTATCCGCGACCTCAGGGCGCAGGGCATCGGCATCGTCTACATCACCCACAAGATGAACGAGCTTTTCGAGATCGCCGACGAGTTTTCTGTGTTCCGCGATGGCCGCTATATCGGCACGCATGCTTCGACCGACGTCACCCGCGACGACATCATCCGCATGATGGTCGGACGCGAGATCACCCAGATGTTCCCCAAGGAAGAGGTGCCGATCGGCGAGGTCATGCTCTCCGTCAAGGATCTTTGCCTCAACGGCGTCTTCAAGAACGTCTCCTTCGAGGTAAGGGCGGGCGAGATCCTCGGGGTCGCCGGCCTTGTCGGCTCCGGGCGGTCGAATGTCGCCGAAACGCTCTTCGGCGTGACGCCGGCAAGCTCCGGCTCGATCGAGCTCTACGGAAAACCGGTAACGATTTCTTCGCCGACCGAGGCCATCCGCAACCGGATGGCGTTCCTGACCGAGGACCGCAAGGATACCGGCTGTCTGCTGATCCTGGATATTCTCGAGAACATGCAGATTGCCGTTCTGCAGGACAGATACGTCAAGGGCGGCTTCGTGCAGCAGAGCGCGATCGAGGCAACTTGCGAAGACATGGCAAAGAAGCTGCGCGTCAAGACGCCTGATCTTTATGAGCGGGTGGAAAATCTTTCCGGCGGCAATCAGCAGAAGGTGCTGATCGGCCGCTGGCTGCTCACCCATCCGAAGATCCTGATCCTCGACGAGCCGACGCGCGGCATTGATGTCGGCGCCAAGGCGGAAATTCACCGGCTGGTCACCGACATGGCGCGAAACGGTGTGGCAGTCATCATGATCTCGTCCGAGATGCCCGAGGTGCTCGGGATGAGCGACCGCATCATGGTCATGCACGAGGGCCGCGTGACCGGTTTCCTCAATCGCGATGAAGCAACGCAGATCAAGGTGATGGAGCTGGCTGCGCAGTGA
- a CDS encoding ABC transporter ATP-binding protein — MSAALHVDNLNVVYDQFHALKDVSIDVERGESFGLVGESGSGKSTLLRAVAGLAPISGGAIHVDDEALKGAKRSKAFYRRVQMVFQDPYGSLHPRQTIDRLLLEPLAIHAIGDSDRRIARALDEVGLGNGFRFRYPHQLSGGQRQRVAIARALIVEPSILLLDEPTSALDASVQAEVLNLLEQIRRDRKLTFIMVSHDLGVITHMCDRLAVMRNGAIVERLSSQALAAGAVQQDYTKNLMIASKGYVKA; from the coding sequence ATGAGCGCAGCACTCCACGTCGACAATCTCAACGTCGTCTACGACCAATTTCACGCGTTGAAGGATGTCAGCATCGATGTCGAACGCGGTGAATCCTTCGGTCTTGTCGGTGAATCCGGCTCGGGCAAATCCACCTTGCTGCGCGCCGTGGCCGGCCTTGCGCCGATCAGCGGCGGCGCGATCCACGTCGACGACGAGGCATTGAAAGGCGCAAAGCGCAGCAAGGCCTTTTATCGGCGCGTGCAGATGGTCTTCCAGGATCCTTATGGTTCGCTGCATCCGCGCCAGACGATCGACCGGCTGCTGCTCGAACCGCTTGCGATCCACGCCATTGGCGATAGCGACAGGCGCATTGCCCGTGCGCTCGATGAAGTCGGTCTCGGCAATGGTTTTCGTTTCCGCTACCCGCATCAGCTTTCCGGCGGCCAGCGGCAGCGCGTCGCGATCGCCAGGGCGCTGATCGTCGAACCGTCGATTCTGCTGCTCGACGAGCCGACGTCGGCGCTCGACGCTTCGGTGCAGGCGGAAGTGCTGAACCTGCTCGAGCAGATCCGCCGCGACCGCAAACTCACCTTCATTATGGTGAGCCACGACCTCGGTGTGATCACCCATATGTGCGACAGGCTCGCCGTGATGCGCAATGGCGCCATTGTCGAGCGATTGAGCTCACAGGCGCTAGCCGCGGGCGCGGTCCAGCAGGACTACACGAAAAATTTGATGATCGCGAGCAAGGGTTATGTCAAAGCCTGA
- a CDS encoding ABC transporter ATP-binding protein has product MTTLLTVDKLKVSYPTRTGMIEAVRGVSFTLGKERLGIVGESGSGKSQTGRAIMGLTPKHGIVTADRLDFSGIDLLEASAGQRRRLRGKRIAMILQDPKYSLDPVMTIGRQICETLRTHEKVGKAEARERALAMLEAVQIRDPKRVFDLHPHEVSGGMGQRAMIAMMLIAGPELLIADEPTSALDVTVQLDVLRIMDRLVSERGMGLIFVSHDLRLVSSFCDRVIVMYAGKIVEELAAADLRHAQHPYTQGLLNCMPEIGTSRHPLPVLDRRPEWAA; this is encoded by the coding sequence GTGACGACGCTTCTGACGGTTGACAAACTCAAGGTCAGCTACCCCACGCGCACCGGGATGATCGAGGCGGTGCGCGGCGTCTCCTTCACACTTGGCAAGGAAAGGCTCGGCATCGTCGGCGAATCCGGCTCCGGCAAGTCGCAGACCGGCCGGGCGATCATGGGCCTGACGCCGAAACACGGCATCGTCACGGCCGATAGGCTGGATTTCAGCGGCATCGACCTCCTCGAGGCCTCGGCCGGGCAAAGGCGCAGGCTGCGCGGCAAGCGCATCGCCATGATCCTACAGGATCCGAAATATTCGCTCGATCCTGTGATGACGATCGGCCGGCAGATCTGCGAAACGCTGCGCACCCACGAAAAGGTCGGCAAGGCGGAGGCGCGCGAGCGTGCGCTTGCCATGCTGGAGGCCGTGCAGATCCGCGATCCGAAACGCGTCTTCGATCTGCATCCGCACGAAGTTTCGGGCGGCATGGGACAGCGCGCGATGATCGCCATGATGCTGATCGCCGGGCCCGAGCTGCTGATCGCCGACGAGCCGACCTCGGCGCTCGACGTGACGGTGCAGCTCGATGTGCTCAGAATCATGGACAGGCTGGTGTCGGAGCGCGGAATGGGATTGATCTTCGTCTCCCATGACCTCCGGCTGGTTTCCTCATTCTGCGATCGCGTCATCGTCATGTATGCCGGAAAGATCGTCGAGGAGCTTGCGGCCGCCGATCTCAGACATGCGCAACATCCCTATACGCAAGGGCTGCTGAACTGCATGCCCGAAATCGGCACAAGCCGTCATCCGCTGCCGGTGCTCGACCGCAGGCCGGAGTGGGCGGCATGA
- a CDS encoding ABC transporter permease, whose translation MSAIETTQVAARPQKGRSSTLAKAVGRFLFAAVTTYLGLLAVTFFIGRVVPIDPVLAILGDRAPTHVVERVRQEMGFNLPLYQQFFIYVKGVLSGDFGNSVLTTNPVMVDIRRVMPATIELATLGTLIGACVGVPLGVLAAVRRGSITDQVVRVIGLIGYSVPIFWLALISLVIFYAQLRWVAFPGRIDIVFEYTFTPITGFYLLDSAWQGQWDVFYDVFRHIILPASLLGYFSLAYISRMTRSFMLNELSQEYIVAARAKGLSETRVIWGHALRNAAVPLVTVIALSYAGLLEGSVLTETVFSWPGIGLYITNSLQNADMNAVLGGTIVIGTVFIGINLLSDLLYRTLDPRTRNR comes from the coding sequence TTGAGCGCTATTGAAACAACACAGGTGGCGGCACGGCCCCAAAAGGGCCGTTCCAGCACCCTAGCCAAGGCGGTCGGGCGATTTCTGTTCGCGGCCGTCACCACCTATCTCGGCCTCTTGGCCGTCACCTTCTTCATCGGCCGCGTCGTGCCGATCGATCCCGTGCTCGCCATCCTAGGCGACCGCGCGCCCACCCATGTCGTCGAGCGAGTGCGCCAGGAAATGGGCTTCAATCTCCCGCTCTACCAGCAGTTTTTCATTTACGTCAAAGGCGTCCTCTCCGGCGATTTCGGCAATTCGGTGCTGACGACCAACCCCGTCATGGTCGATATCCGCCGCGTCATGCCGGCGACGATCGAGCTCGCGACGCTCGGAACGCTGATCGGCGCCTGCGTCGGCGTGCCGCTCGGCGTTCTTGCCGCCGTGCGCCGCGGCAGTATCACCGACCAGGTCGTGCGTGTCATTGGCCTGATCGGCTATTCGGTGCCGATCTTCTGGCTGGCGCTGATCTCGCTCGTCATCTTCTATGCGCAGCTGCGCTGGGTGGCCTTTCCCGGCCGCATCGACATCGTCTTCGAATATACGTTCACCCCGATCACCGGCTTCTATCTCCTCGACAGCGCCTGGCAGGGGCAGTGGGATGTCTTCTACGACGTCTTCCGCCACATTATCCTGCCCGCCTCGCTGCTCGGCTATTTCTCGCTTGCCTATATCAGCCGCATGACCCGCAGCTTCATGCTGAACGAGCTGTCGCAGGAATATATCGTCGCGGCGCGCGCCAAGGGTCTTTCGGAAACGCGAGTGATCTGGGGCCATGCGCTGCGCAACGCCGCCGTGCCGCTCGTCACCGTCATCGCGCTTTCCTATGCTGGCCTGCTCGAGGGATCGGTGCTGACCGAGACTGTCTTTTCCTGGCCGGGCATCGGGCTCTACATCACCAATTCGCTGCAAAATGCCGATATGAACGCCGTGCTCGGCGGCACGATCGTCATCGGCACGGTTTTCATCGGCATCAACCTTCTGTCCGACCTTCTCTACCGGACGCTCGACCCGAGGACGCGAAACCGATGA